A stretch of the Leptolyngbya sp. FACHB-261 genome encodes the following:
- a CDS encoding calcium/sodium antiporter: MNITVIVLLVLGLVLLVVGAEALVRGASRLAAIIGISPLIIGLTIVAYGTSAPEMAVSVQSSLAGQADISLGNVVGSNIFNVLFILGVSALITPLAVSRQLIRLDVPIMIGTSILLLLLGFDGKISRLDGVLLFIGGVSYTAFLIYQSRKEKSNMTEDEFAQEYGNSGRMSAQQWLLNGALIVVGLALLVLGSRWLVDGAVTIAQAAGISELVIGLTIIAAGTSLPEVATSVIASMRGERDIAVGNVVGSNIFNILVVLGLSSMIAPDGIQVSAAALRFDIPVMIAVAIACLPIFFTGCIITRREGALFLGYYVAYTVYLILDSTQHETLPIFSGALMLFVIPITTITLALLTLRSLRARRS; this comes from the coding sequence GTGAACATCACCGTGATTGTCTTGCTAGTGCTTGGTCTTGTGCTTCTTGTCGTAGGAGCAGAAGCTCTCGTGCGAGGTGCCTCGCGTCTGGCAGCCATCATCGGGATCTCGCCGCTGATTATTGGCCTCACCATCGTTGCCTACGGCACCAGCGCCCCTGAGATGGCAGTGAGTGTGCAATCCAGTCTGGCAGGTCAGGCCGACATCTCCCTGGGCAATGTAGTAGGCAGTAATATCTTCAACGTTTTGTTTATTCTTGGCGTTTCCGCTCTCATTACCCCTTTAGCCGTCTCTCGACAACTGATTCGCCTGGATGTACCGATCATGATTGGCACATCTATCCTGCTATTGCTTTTGGGATTTGATGGCAAAATCAGCAGGCTCGATGGCGTGTTGCTCTTCATAGGGGGAGTCAGTTACACCGCTTTTCTGATTTATCAAAGTCGCAAAGAAAAAAGCAATATGACTGAGGATGAGTTTGCTCAGGAGTATGGCAACTCAGGTCGTATGTCTGCGCAACAGTGGCTGCTCAACGGTGCCTTAATCGTTGTTGGTCTGGCTTTGCTAGTCCTGGGCTCTCGTTGGCTAGTGGACGGAGCCGTTACCATCGCTCAAGCAGCCGGTATCAGTGAACTAGTCATTGGTCTCACCATTATTGCTGCGGGCACTTCATTACCGGAAGTTGCTACCTCGGTAATTGCCAGTATGCGGGGTGAACGAGATATTGCAGTAGGCAATGTGGTAGGCAGCAACATTTTCAATATTCTGGTGGTGCTGGGCCTCTCTAGTATGATTGCTCCTGATGGCATCCAAGTCTCAGCGGCTGCCTTACGATTTGACATTCCCGTGATGATTGCTGTGGCGATTGCCTGTTTGCCCATCTTCTTCACTGGCTGCATCATCACTCGTCGCGAGGGTGCCCTCTTTCTCGGCTACTACGTTGCCTACACCGTGTATCTGATTCTAGACTCGACTCAACACGAAACCCTGCCTATTTTCAGTGGTGCCCTGATGCTTTTTGTCATTCCTATCACCACTATCACTCTAGCTTTGCTCACTTTACGTTCGCTGCGGGCAAGGCGTAGTTAA
- a CDS encoding response regulator, translating into MSFPAHAKEMSLVEQEVMNLSGLRVLVVDDDQDSCMLYRSILELFGATVQVQHSAEEALKAIHTFSPNALLCDIVMPEMDGYSFIREVRSRGLQIPAVAVTAQIRAVDPLGVQDAEDAQAAGFDFYIVKPVELDALVAMAGQLISCLQA; encoded by the coding sequence AGCAAGAAGTCATGAATTTGAGCGGTTTGCGGGTGCTAGTCGTCGACGATGACCAAGACTCCTGTATGTTGTATCGTTCCATTCTTGAGTTGTTCGGTGCCACTGTCCAAGTCCAGCATTCGGCGGAAGAGGCCCTTAAAGCTATACATACCTTCAGCCCCAACGCCCTGCTCTGTGACATCGTTATGCCCGAGATGGATGGTTATAGCTTCATACGTGAGGTACGCTCACGCGGGTTGCAAATCCCCGCAGTAGCGGTAACCGCACAGATTCGTGCTGTAGACCCTTTGGGTGTTCAAGATGCCGAGGATGCCCAAGCAGCAGGCTTCGACTTCTATATTGTTAAGCCTGTGGAGCTGGATGCTCTAGTGGCGATGGCGGGCCAGTTGATAAGCTGCTTGCAAGCTTAA